One segment of Paenibacillus rhizovicinus DNA contains the following:
- a CDS encoding VTT domain-containing protein: MWDWTTWLEQYGYGLISLAVFLEILALPLPGDMMLSYTGLYVYEGKMNWIISILSAGAGAAASISLSYWIGYRLGKPFIVKYGHRIHLGEEQMSRITVWFEKYGAKLLFIAYFIPGLKHITGYFCGVTRMPFRRYAVFAYTGGLFWVSLFISLGRVLGPKWEAYHSTVNRYMIIFGIGSALLALTFYFYRKYKRRVLASLMDLLMKGIRHFNSLGKVRFLVLASFALLALFVSLMLGMIQDFLAHEFSQFDEVTSYIVLAVFGSEWQDQMRLFAQLGTIYLYGPLIVLTSVWIMLRGRNKRLELLFLLWVVLGGEVLDDGLRMLFHRPGPVASGIQLINTFPSKETLTSITVCGFSAFLLLRHYSQSLIRIVVFLFVILVCLLVGISRIYYNVQFPSDVAAGYVFGGVWVTMNVILLEVLRKLQDNDATIVAN; encoded by the coding sequence ATGTGGGATTGGACGACATGGCTCGAACAGTATGGATACGGACTCATTAGTTTGGCTGTATTCCTTGAAATACTCGCTTTACCTCTTCCTGGCGATATGATGTTGAGTTATACCGGACTCTATGTGTATGAGGGAAAAATGAACTGGATCATTAGTATCCTATCAGCGGGTGCTGGCGCAGCAGCCAGCATCTCGCTGTCTTATTGGATCGGATATCGTCTGGGCAAACCGTTCATCGTTAAGTATGGCCATCGCATCCACTTGGGTGAAGAACAGATGTCACGGATAACGGTCTGGTTCGAGAAATACGGTGCAAAGTTATTGTTCATCGCTTATTTCATTCCGGGATTAAAGCATATTACCGGTTATTTCTGTGGAGTAACAAGAATGCCGTTTCGCCGCTATGCCGTCTTTGCTTATACCGGCGGGTTATTCTGGGTCAGTTTATTTATCTCGCTCGGCCGCGTGTTAGGACCGAAATGGGAAGCCTATCATTCAACGGTTAATCGTTATATGATAATCTTTGGAATTGGCTCAGCATTGTTGGCGCTGACATTTTATTTTTATCGGAAATATAAACGACGCGTGCTGGCTTCATTAATGGATTTGCTGATGAAAGGAATTCGTCATTTCAATTCGCTTGGCAAAGTTCGTTTCCTGGTGCTGGCTTCATTCGCGTTATTGGCGCTGTTCGTCTCGTTGATGCTGGGGATGATTCAGGATTTCCTTGCGCATGAATTTAGCCAATTCGATGAAGTGACCTCTTATATCGTCCTCGCGGTATTCGGTTCGGAGTGGCAAGATCAAATGCGGCTCTTCGCTCAGCTGGGAACCATTTACCTCTACGGACCGCTTATCGTACTGACATCCGTTTGGATTATGCTCAGAGGTCGAAACAAGCGCTTAGAGTTATTATTTCTGCTGTGGGTCGTGCTTGGCGGGGAAGTGCTTGATGACGGATTGCGCATGCTCTTTCACCGTCCTGGGCCGGTGGCGTCCGGAATCCAGCTCATCAATACATTTCCTAGTAAAGAGACCCTTACTTCCATCACGGTTTGCGGTTTCTCCGCTTTCTTATTGCTAAGGCATTATTCCCAGAGCTTGATCCGGATTGTTGTCTTCCTATTTGTAATTCTTGTGTGCTTGCTGGTCGGTATTAGCCGTATCTACTATAACGTGCAGTTTCCAAGCGACGTAGCGGCCGGATACGTTTTCGGCGGCGTATGGGTAACTATGAACGTCATTCTGCTTGAAGTACTGAGGAAGCTTCAAGATAATGATGCAACGATCGTAGCGAATTGA
- a CDS encoding dihydrofolate reductase family protein, translating into MRKLVLFMHVSLDGYASDSNGGLGWIPYNEELEKYAAEVVAEVGIPVYGRTTYRMMESYWPTMLDDPDASKHETEHAKWLQDVKKVVISGSMDKAEWNNTQLIKDNIAEEIKTLKAQPGKNLVIFGSPGAAKTLLELGLIDEFLLTICPVILGDGKSVFHGDGNGEKTKLKLLSSRTLDSGIIAARYELEK; encoded by the coding sequence ATGAGAAAACTCGTATTATTCATGCATGTGTCGCTGGACGGGTATGCATCGGATTCAAACGGAGGTCTGGGTTGGATTCCGTATAACGAGGAATTAGAGAAATACGCCGCGGAGGTCGTAGCCGAAGTCGGCATTCCCGTATATGGACGCACGACGTACCGGATGATGGAGAGCTACTGGCCGACCATGCTGGATGATCCGGATGCATCGAAACACGAAACGGAGCATGCCAAATGGCTGCAAGATGTTAAGAAGGTCGTCATTTCCGGCTCGATGGACAAGGCCGAATGGAACAATACGCAGCTGATCAAGGACAATATCGCCGAGGAAATCAAAACGCTCAAAGCGCAGCCCGGCAAAAATCTCGTGATCTTCGGCAGTCCGGGCGCGGCGAAAACGCTGCTCGAGCTTGGCCTGATCGACGAGTTCTTGCTGACGATTTGCCCGGTCATCCTTGGCGACGGGAAATCGGTATTCCACGGCGACGGCAACGGCGAGAAAACCAAGCTCAAGCTGCTGTCCAGCCGAACGCTCGATTCCGGCATTATCGCAGCCCGCTACGAGTTGGAGAAATAA
- a CDS encoding Lsa family ABC-F type ribosomal protection protein, whose amino-acid sequence MSMIHVQNLTFSYPSSFDAIFEDVSFQIDTDWKLGFIGRNGRGKTTFFNLLLGKYEYGGTIISSVAFNYFPYPVSDKSRFTHEILEEICPQAEDWELLREISYLDVDAERMYRPFETLSNGEQTKVLLAALFLNEGQFLLIDEPTNHLDNHARKIVSNYLRKKKGFILISHDRNFLDGCVDHILSINRANIEVQNGNYSSWKLNFDRQQEHEEKTNERLQKDIGRLQQSSKRSANWSNQVEASKIGTTNSGSKLDKGYVGHKAAKMMKRAKNLESRQNKAIEEKSTLLKNVEKSESLQLEPLAYKSKELVRLTDVSVRYDGDFVHAPISFKVEAGDRVVLDGKNGSGKSSILKLILGMPIPHTGTLNVSSGLVISYVQQDTSHLKGKLSDFIEEHRIDEPIFKSILRKMDFDRIQFEKDISHYSGGQKKKLLIAKSLCEKAHLYIWDEPLNFIDVYSRMQIEALIQTFQPTMIFVEHDQTFQDEVATKKVTL is encoded by the coding sequence ATGTCCATGATTCACGTACAAAACCTGACGTTTTCATATCCGAGCAGCTTCGACGCTATTTTTGAAGATGTCAGCTTTCAAATCGATACGGATTGGAAGCTTGGGTTTATTGGCCGCAACGGTCGAGGCAAGACAACGTTTTTCAATCTGTTATTAGGGAAATACGAATACGGCGGAACGATTATTTCTTCGGTAGCCTTTAATTATTTTCCGTATCCGGTCTCGGATAAAAGCAGATTCACGCATGAAATATTGGAAGAGATCTGTCCTCAGGCAGAGGATTGGGAATTACTGCGGGAAATCTCGTATTTGGACGTCGATGCCGAACGGATGTACCGGCCATTCGAAACCTTATCCAATGGCGAACAAACGAAGGTTTTGCTTGCTGCGCTTTTTCTGAACGAAGGGCAATTTTTATTGATCGATGAGCCGACCAACCACCTGGATAACCATGCTCGAAAGATCGTTTCTAATTATTTGCGCAAGAAAAAAGGATTTATCCTGATTTCGCATGACAGAAACTTTTTGGATGGCTGCGTTGACCACATCTTGTCGATAAACAGAGCCAATATCGAAGTTCAAAACGGTAATTATTCGTCTTGGAAGTTGAATTTCGATCGGCAGCAGGAACATGAGGAGAAAACAAACGAGCGTCTGCAAAAAGACATCGGAAGGCTGCAGCAATCCTCGAAACGTTCGGCCAATTGGTCCAATCAAGTAGAGGCTTCCAAAATCGGCACCACGAATTCCGGTTCCAAATTGGACAAAGGGTACGTAGGACATAAAGCCGCCAAAATGATGAAACGCGCAAAGAACCTGGAATCCAGGCAAAATAAAGCGATCGAAGAAAAGTCAACGTTGTTAAAGAACGTTGAAAAATCGGAATCCTTACAATTGGAGCCGCTCGCGTACAAGTCCAAAGAGCTCGTTCGGTTAACGGATGTGTCCGTGAGGTATGACGGGGATTTCGTTCATGCGCCAATAAGTTTTAAAGTCGAAGCAGGAGACCGAGTCGTCCTTGACGGGAAGAACGGCAGCGGCAAAAGCAGTATTTTAAAACTAATCCTAGGGATGCCCATCCCGCATACAGGAACGTTGAACGTGAGTTCGGGCCTTGTCATTTCTTATGTACAACAGGATACGTCTCATTTGAAGGGCAAGCTGTCCGACTTCATCGAAGAACATCGGATTGACGAACCGATCTTTAAATCCATCCTGCGCAAAATGGATTTCGACCGGATCCAGTTCGAAAAAGATATCTCCCACTACTCCGGCGGGCAAAAGAAGAAGCTGCTGATCGCGAAAAGCCTATGCGAGAAAGCCCATTTGTATATTTGGGATGAACCGCTAAACTTCATCGATGTTTATTCGCGCATGCAAATCGAAGCGCTTATTCAAACCTTCCAACCCACGATGATTTTCGTTGAGCATGACCAGACCTTCCAAGATGAAGTCGCTACGAAAAAGGTTACTTTGTAG
- a CDS encoding RNA polymerase sigma factor translates to MVDEELKHIIHRAKHGDREAFANLVQRFKGHVYRYAAGMLGDRMDAEDVSQETFIKAYYSLSSLDNEYAFSSWILRIAGNLCKDRLKKRANTPMQDMDEEQNERIADRHAADPLEKLSMEEGLGRLSVGHREVLLLHEIQGYNYEEIAEMIGVPLGTVKSRLFAARMNLRNELRRED, encoded by the coding sequence GTGGTGGATGAGGAACTGAAGCATATCATTCATCGGGCCAAACATGGCGATCGGGAAGCTTTTGCGAATCTAGTCCAACGTTTTAAAGGCCATGTTTATCGATATGCGGCGGGGATGCTGGGCGATCGAATGGATGCAGAAGACGTCTCGCAAGAGACATTTATTAAAGCGTATTATTCCTTATCAAGCTTGGATAACGAGTATGCCTTTTCTTCTTGGATCCTGCGAATTGCGGGCAATCTCTGCAAAGACAGATTAAAGAAACGCGCCAATACGCCCATGCAAGACATGGATGAAGAACAGAACGAACGGATAGCGGACCGGCATGCAGCGGATCCGTTGGAGAAGCTGTCCATGGAAGAAGGGCTTGGCAGACTCTCGGTGGGTCACCGGGAAGTTCTATTGTTGCATGAGATCCAAGGCTATAATTATGAAGAAATCGCGGAAATGATCGGCGTTCCTCTTGGGACGGTGAAGTCAAGGCTGTTTGCGGCCAGGATGAACTTACGGAATGAATTAAGAAGGGAGGACTGA
- a CDS encoding anti-sigma factor family protein, producing the protein MTKHPEEQLSAYLDDELTQDERKEIEAHLETCESCQELLEAMAVNNDDLVQTFSLIEAPMDLEVRVMQSIASEEGRQFAGNGRILALLLGLLTLGLFYLLTGAIIGKLIHGWSKLAITLIYASSHFILSVPALTGGTIVLSLFILVTSFISLRRLLQTSAS; encoded by the coding sequence ATGACCAAACATCCGGAGGAACAATTGTCGGCCTACCTCGATGACGAGCTGACGCAAGATGAAAGAAAGGAAATCGAAGCGCATCTGGAGACGTGCGAGTCCTGTCAGGAGCTGCTGGAAGCAATGGCGGTCAACAACGATGACCTCGTGCAGACTTTCAGCCTGATCGAAGCGCCTATGGATCTCGAAGTACGGGTCATGCAATCCATCGCATCGGAAGAAGGACGACAATTCGCGGGCAACGGGCGGATCTTGGCGCTTCTATTGGGTTTGTTGACACTGGGTCTATTCTATCTGTTAACGGGAGCGATTATCGGTAAACTCATACATGGATGGTCTAAATTGGCGATCACGCTGATCTATGCAAGTTCGCATTTCATTCTCAGTGTACCCGCCTTAACCGGGGGAACGATTGTCCTCTCCTTATTCATCCTTGTGACCTCTTTCATTTCACTCAGACGGTTGCTTCAAACCTCAGCGAGTTGA